A window of Lentibacillus sp. Marseille-P4043 contains these coding sequences:
- a CDS encoding LCP family glycopolymer transferase → MEKRTKHKKSRKLWLIIPLAIIVVLIMGVGIYAFSIYNNAKQTVNEKMHEPVESIDHKQAKKNVKATKPLNILLLGVDERANDRGRSDALMVLSLDPESDKMQLVSIPRDTRTTIIGKGSEDKINHAYAFGGADMSVATVENFLDISLDYYVRMNMEGLQELVDQLGTITVDNEIEWNDGKYDFDLGPVEMDGDKTMHFVRMRKKDPNGDFGRTKRQRQVIQGIVDKGASAGSVSKINGVIDILGNNMATNLDFDDMKNLMSGYKDTRKNVTSYMMKGNGTKIDGVYYLMIPNEEVEKVHGMIAGVDI, encoded by the coding sequence ATGGAAAAGAGAACGAAACATAAAAAGTCCAGAAAATTATGGTTAATAATTCCTTTAGCCATTATTGTTGTGCTGATAATGGGTGTTGGCATATATGCGTTTTCCATTTATAACAATGCGAAACAGACAGTCAACGAAAAAATGCATGAGCCAGTGGAATCGATTGACCATAAACAAGCGAAGAAGAATGTGAAAGCGACAAAGCCATTAAATATTTTGCTGTTGGGTGTGGATGAGCGCGCAAATGACAGAGGGCGTTCTGATGCGTTAATGGTGCTTTCTTTAGATCCTGAGAGTGACAAAATGCAGTTGGTTAGTATCCCACGTGATACTCGAACAACTATTATTGGTAAAGGATCCGAAGACAAGATAAATCATGCCTATGCATTTGGCGGCGCTGATATGTCTGTTGCAACAGTGGAGAATTTCCTGGATATTTCGCTTGATTATTACGTCCGGATGAATATGGAAGGCTTGCAGGAGCTTGTTGACCAGCTTGGAACGATTACGGTGGACAATGAAATCGAGTGGAATGATGGGAAGTACGATTTTGACCTGGGTCCGGTTGAAATGGATGGGGATAAAACGATGCACTTCGTTCGCATGCGTAAGAAGGATCCAAATGGTGATTTTGGTAGAACAAAACGTCAACGCCAAGTGATTCAAGGCATTGTTGATAAGGGTGCAAGCGCTGGATCTGTTAGTAAGATTAATGGTGTAATCGACATTCTTGGAAACAATATGGCAACAAACTTGGATTTTGATGATATGAAAAATTTGATGAGTGGATATAAGGATACAAGAAAAAATGTTACGAGTTATATGATGAAAGGGAACGGAACCAAAATTGACGGTGTGTATTACCTGATGATTCCTAATGAAGAGGTTGAGAAAGTGCATGGGATGATTGCGGGTGTGGATATATAG